A section of the Rhodobacteraceae bacterium M382 genome encodes:
- a CDS encoding alpha-hydroxy-acid oxidizing protein, translating to MPVITNIDDLKRIYQRRVPRMFYDYAESGSWSELTFRENTTDFDLLRLRQRVAIDMTGRSTASQMIGQDVSMPVALAPVGLTGMQHADGEIKAARAAENFGVPYTLSTMSICSIEDVAEHTSKPFWMQVYTLKDDDFMQRLFDRAKDAKCSAAVITVDLQLLGQRHKDLKNGLSAPPKLTVKSVTNMMTKVQWGLGMLGTKRRFFGNIVGHAKGVKDPSSLSTWTAEAFDQALDWDRIREFRKMWDGPLIIKGILDAEDAKAALNVGADAIIVSNHGGRQLDGALSAIRALPSIMDAVGDKIEVHLDSGIRSGQDVLKALSLGAKGTYIGRAYVYGLGAMGEQGVTKALEVIHKELDTSMGLCGVRKVSDLGRDNMLVPEDFAGRWA from the coding sequence ATGCCCGTGATTACGAATATTGATGATCTCAAACGCATCTATCAGCGCCGGGTCCCCCGGATGTTCTATGACTACGCGGAAAGCGGCAGCTGGAGCGAGCTTACCTTTCGTGAGAACACCACCGACTTCGACCTACTGCGCCTGCGCCAACGGGTGGCAATAGACATGACCGGCCGCAGCACGGCCAGCCAGATGATCGGTCAGGACGTTTCTATGCCCGTCGCATTGGCACCTGTTGGATTGACTGGTATGCAGCACGCCGATGGCGAAATCAAAGCCGCCCGCGCTGCTGAGAATTTCGGGGTTCCCTACACACTGTCCACCATGTCGATCTGCTCGATCGAAGATGTCGCCGAACACACGTCAAAACCGTTCTGGATGCAGGTATATACCCTCAAGGACGATGATTTCATGCAACGGCTGTTTGATCGGGCCAAGGACGCCAAATGTTCCGCCGCAGTGATCACCGTGGACCTTCAGCTTTTGGGTCAACGCCACAAGGATCTCAAAAACGGCCTGTCGGCTCCCCCCAAACTCACTGTCAAATCTGTCACCAACATGATGACCAAGGTCCAATGGGGCCTTGGAATGCTGGGAACCAAACGACGCTTCTTTGGCAATATCGTCGGCCACGCCAAGGGCGTCAAAGACCCTTCGTCGCTCAGCACATGGACCGCCGAAGCCTTTGATCAGGCCCTGGATTGGGATCGAATCCGCGAGTTTCGCAAAATGTGGGACGGACCGCTGATCATCAAGGGCATCCTGGACGCCGAAGACGCCAAGGCTGCGCTGAATGTCGGTGCGGATGCGATTATCGTCTCCAACCATGGGGGGCGCCAACTGGACGGCGCACTCAGCGCCATCCGTGCCCTGCCCTCCATCATGGATGCGGTGGGAGACAAGATCGAGGTCCACCTGGACAGCGGCATCCGCTCTGGCCAGGACGTGCTCAAGGCCCTGTCGCTGGGTGCCAAAGGCACCTATATCGGACGTGCCTATGTTTACGGACTGGGCGCGATGGGGGAACAGGGCGTCACCAAGGCGCTGGAGGTCATCCACAAGGAACTCGACACCTCGATGGGCCTGTGCGGCGTGCGCAAGGTGTCCGATCTTGGCCGTGACAACATGCTGGTCCCCGAAGATTTCGCCGGTCGTTGGGCCTGA
- a CDS encoding 50S ribosomal protein L25/general stress protein Ctc, which yields MAGEIPDLVALERTGTGKGAARQARRDGMVPGIVFGGDVDPLAINIPFNELLKKLKAGRFKSTLFNLKVEGHDDVRVICRDVQRDVVKDLPTHLDLMRLRRTSKINLFIPVEFINEEEAPGIKKGGVLTIVRPEVELVVTAGDIPEKLTVDLTGLEIGDTVTISSITLPQGSKPTIDRDFVIGNLQAPSGLRSADDEESEEGEAEVEVAAEE from the coding sequence ATGGCTGGAGAGATTCCTGATCTCGTAGCTCTGGAACGGACGGGGACAGGCAAGGGCGCCGCTCGTCAGGCACGCCGCGACGGCATGGTTCCGGGTATCGTTTTTGGTGGCGACGTTGACCCGCTGGCAATCAACATCCCGTTCAACGAACTGCTGAAGAAGCTGAAAGCAGGCCGTTTCAAGTCGACCCTGTTCAACCTGAAGGTTGAAGGCCACGACGATGTGCGTGTGATCTGCCGCGACGTTCAGCGTGACGTTGTCAAAGACCTGCCCACCCACCTGGACCTGATGCGCCTGCGCCGCACCTCGAAAATCAACCTGTTCATCCCGGTTGAATTCATCAACGAGGAAGAAGCGCCCGGCATCAAAAAGGGCGGTGTTCTGACTATTGTTCGCCCCGAAGTCGAGCTGGTCGTGACCGCCGGCGACATCCCCGAGAAACTGACCGTCGATCTGACAGGTCTGGAAATCGGCGACACCGTAACGATCTCGTCCATCACGTTGCCCCAGGGCAGCAAGCCGACCATCGACCGTGACTTTGTCATCGGCAACCTTCAGGCTCCGTCGGGCCTGCGGTCGGCTGACGATGAAGAGAGCGAAGAAGGCGAAGCAGAAGTCGAAGTGGCTGCAGAAGAATAA
- a CDS encoding ABC transporter ATP-binding protein: MTQAVLSLSDVSFQWPGRAGFSLTVPDFSVSKGESVLLLGESGSGKSTLLSLICGTILPNRGVITAANQDVTALSGGARDRFRVEQIGVIFQQFNLLPFGAVMDNILLPLRFAPERRKRAGNTKQEAVRLCAALGLPQGVIRAKANTLSVGQQQRVAVARALIGQPPLIIADEPTSALDANSQTAFLDLLFEQIDAHQTSLLMVSHDPRLGERFDRVVRMEDIAHIERAAA, from the coding sequence GTGACACAGGCGGTTCTTTCACTTTCGGATGTCAGTTTCCAATGGCCGGGGCGGGCAGGGTTTTCCCTGACCGTGCCCGATTTTTCGGTCTCAAAGGGTGAGTCGGTGTTGTTGCTGGGGGAAAGCGGGTCGGGAAAGTCGACACTCTTGTCGTTGATCTGTGGCACAATTCTACCGAACAGGGGTGTTATCACAGCCGCGAACCAAGATGTCACGGCGTTGTCTGGTGGTGCGCGTGACAGGTTTCGGGTCGAACAGATCGGCGTGATTTTTCAGCAGTTCAATTTGCTGCCTTTTGGCGCGGTTATGGACAACATCCTTCTCCCTTTGCGCTTTGCTCCCGAACGCCGCAAACGCGCAGGGAATACCAAGCAAGAGGCGGTACGTCTTTGCGCGGCGTTGGGTCTGCCGCAAGGGGTGATCCGCGCCAAGGCCAACACCCTGAGCGTGGGTCAGCAACAGCGCGTGGCGGTTGCACGGGCTCTGATCGGGCAACCGCCCTTGATCATCGCGGATGAACCGACGTCGGCGCTGGATGCCAACAGTCAAACTGCATTTCTCGACCTGCTGTTTGAACAGATAGACGCGCACCAAACCTCGCTTTTGATGGTCAGTCATGATCCCCGCCTTGGGGAGCGCTTTGACCGCGTTGTCCGTATGGAAGATATTGCACATATTGAAAGGGCGGCGGCATGA
- the pth gene encoding aminoacyl-tRNA hydrolase, whose protein sequence is MKLFVGLGNPGSKYSGNRHNIGFMALDQIATDHGFGPWKSKFNALITEGTLQGVKTLLLKPQTFMNRSGQSVGEAMRFYKLTPDDVFVLHDELDLAPGKARVKQGGGHAGHNGLRSIHAHIGADYGRVRLGIGHPGHKDQVARYVLNDFAKADADWLDDLMRGISDGAGALAKGDGGKFMNAVSLRTAPPRSSGGQKSTGPKPATPQPNQTAPQQQPQQQQPRPEAKEDATSTKSPLQRLVDKFR, encoded by the coding sequence ATGAAATTGTTTGTCGGCCTGGGCAATCCAGGGTCCAAATACAGCGGGAACCGCCACAACATCGGATTCATGGCGCTGGACCAGATTGCAACAGATCATGGGTTCGGTCCCTGGAAATCCAAATTCAACGCCCTCATCACCGAAGGAACGTTGCAAGGTGTGAAAACGCTTCTGCTCAAGCCACAGACTTTCATGAACAGGTCCGGGCAGTCGGTCGGCGAAGCCATGCGGTTTTACAAACTGACACCGGATGATGTTTTCGTCCTTCATGATGAATTGGATCTGGCACCGGGCAAGGCCCGCGTCAAACAAGGCGGCGGCCACGCCGGCCACAACGGATTGCGGTCGATCCACGCCCACATCGGCGCGGACTATGGCCGGGTGCGGCTGGGAATCGGGCATCCCGGCCACAAGGACCAGGTGGCGCGCTACGTGCTCAACGATTTCGCCAAAGCGGATGCTGATTGGCTGGATGATCTGATGCGTGGCATTTCTGATGGGGCCGGAGCGTTGGCAAAAGGCGACGGCGGCAAGTTTATGAATGCCGTCTCGCTGCGCACGGCACCGCCGCGCTCCTCAGGTGGGCAAAAGTCTACCGGCCCAAAACCTGCAACGCCCCAGCCGAACCAAACGGCCCCGCAGCAGCAGCCACAACAGCAACAACCGCGGCCCGAAGCCAAAGAAGATGCGACATCCACCAAATCCCCCCTGCAGCGACTGGT
- a CDS encoding ABC transporter permease: MIFRLAIASLFARALTVGMTILAIALSVALFLGVEKVRTGAKASFADTISGTDLIVGARSGSVQLLLYSVFRIGNATNNVTWESYQDIAARPDVDWIVPISLGDSHRQFRVMGTTHAFFEHYKYRRGKSLEIADGAILDDLFDTVIGADVAASLGYTVDDPIVVAHGLASFTEHKDQPFRVSGILKKTGTPVDRTVIVSMEAIEAIHVDWQGGAQVPGQSTPVDAIRAMNLTPKAVTAALVGVKSPLRSFALQRAINEYSKEPLLAILPGVALQELWGIVGIAETALLAVSAMVVVTALIGMMATIFSSLNERRREMAIYRAMGARPVTILGMLVFEATIIATIGALLGLALLYVGLILAQPIVDSAFGLWLPIDAPAMREVWVMLGVVCAGAIVSLVPALRAYRMSVADGMMVKT; this comes from the coding sequence ATGATTTTTCGCCTCGCCATCGCGTCGCTGTTTGCCCGCGCTCTGACAGTTGGCATGACCATTCTTGCAATCGCTCTGTCCGTGGCGCTTTTTCTTGGTGTTGAAAAGGTGCGCACAGGGGCCAAAGCCAGCTTTGCCGACACGATTTCCGGGACTGATTTGATTGTTGGTGCGCGCTCTGGTTCCGTGCAGCTGTTGCTTTACTCGGTATTCCGCATTGGCAACGCGACGAACAATGTGACGTGGGAGAGCTATCAAGACATCGCAGCGCGACCCGATGTCGATTGGATTGTTCCGATTTCATTGGGGGACAGCCATCGCCAGTTTCGGGTCATGGGCACGACCCATGCTTTTTTTGAACATTACAAATATCGCAGAGGCAAATCCCTGGAAATCGCTGATGGTGCCATTTTGGACGATCTGTTTGACACGGTTATCGGCGCAGATGTCGCCGCGTCTCTGGGCTATACCGTAGATGACCCGATCGTTGTTGCGCATGGGCTCGCCTCTTTCACAGAACACAAGGATCAGCCTTTCCGCGTGTCAGGTATTCTGAAAAAGACGGGTACTCCTGTGGATCGCACTGTGATCGTGAGCATGGAAGCGATTGAGGCGATCCACGTTGATTGGCAAGGCGGCGCACAAGTTCCGGGTCAATCTACACCTGTCGACGCGATCCGTGCCATGAATCTGACGCCAAAAGCTGTGACTGCCGCCCTTGTTGGCGTCAAAAGCCCTTTGCGGAGCTTTGCCCTACAGCGGGCGATCAACGAGTATTCAAAAGAACCGTTGCTTGCGATCTTGCCCGGTGTCGCCCTGCAAGAGCTTTGGGGCATTGTCGGAATTGCGGAAACAGCCCTTTTGGCGGTATCTGCTATGGTGGTTGTCACTGCGCTGATCGGCATGATGGCCACAATTTTTTCGAGCCTCAATGAACGCCGCCGCGAGATGGCGATCTATCGGGCCATGGGCGCGCGGCCTGTAACAATCCTCGGCATGCTGGTTTTTGAAGCAACGATAATTGCAACCATCGGTGCTTTGCTTGGGCTGGCGCTTCTCTACGTGGGCCTGATTTTGGCGCAGCCTATTGTCGACAGTGCTTTTGGTCTTTGGCTGCCGATTGATGCGCCCGCGATGCGCGAAGTCTGGGTCATGCTCGGTGTCGTCTGTGCTGGCGCAATCGTGAGCCTTGTACCTGCACTACGGGCTTACCGAATGTCTGTTGCCGATGGTATGATGGTAAAAACCTGA
- a CDS encoding DUF3299 domain-containing protein: MVSKLFKRRMVLASMAATMLVPGNARAEDFIDLVWEDLLPENETAIPNSLRGFIEHDNNSLSSQQPTSSGVRADWNGKVVRLPGYIVPVDYDGTGVTAFLLVPYVGACVHVPPPPANQLVFVTTETPYESAGLFEAVNVIGKFSVSSIQTQLADVGYILSADDIEPF, encoded by the coding sequence ATGGTGAGCAAACTTTTTAAAAGACGTATGGTTTTGGCCAGCATGGCTGCGACTATGCTCGTGCCCGGAAATGCGCGGGCCGAAGATTTCATCGACCTCGTTTGGGAAGACCTGCTCCCCGAAAACGAAACAGCGATCCCCAACTCGTTACGTGGGTTCATTGAACACGACAACAATAGCCTCTCAAGTCAACAGCCGACGTCCAGTGGCGTTCGGGCGGACTGGAATGGGAAAGTCGTTCGCTTGCCCGGATACATTGTTCCGGTCGACTATGACGGCACCGGTGTCACGGCGTTTCTGCTTGTGCCTTATGTTGGAGCTTGCGTGCATGTACCGCCACCTCCCGCCAATCAATTGGTCTTTGTAACGACAGAAACCCCCTATGAAAGCGCTGGCCTGTTCGAGGCGGTCAACGTGATTGGGAAGTTTAGCGTGTCGTCCATTCAGACCCAGCTCGCCGACGTTGGGTATATCCTGTCGGCAGATGATATCGAACCATTCTAA
- a CDS encoding DUF3299 domain-containing protein — protein MNRRSTQMLLTGAAITPQSTLAATPQEIMWNDLISPGVAYSEIIGQGEMDETNDQRTSIDDADAAKLNEELDGAYIKMPGLVVPFDLGPEGVTDFMPVPYFGACIHTPRPTDNLWDPIWVTGLMRTQLPSTNLSQTGYAITADEMEIYVW, from the coding sequence ATGAATCGTAGGTCGACACAGATGCTTTTGACCGGCGCTGCGATTACGCCACAGTCGACGCTTGCGGCGACACCGCAAGAGATCATGTGGAACGATCTTATTTCACCTGGTGTGGCGTATTCCGAAATTATCGGCCAAGGCGAGATGGACGAAACCAACGACCAGCGGACTTCGATCGACGATGCAGATGCCGCCAAATTGAACGAAGAACTTGACGGCGCGTACATAAAAATGCCCGGGCTCGTTGTTCCCTTTGACCTTGGCCCGGAAGGCGTGACAGACTTTATGCCCGTGCCTTATTTCGGCGCATGTATCCACACGCCTCGGCCAACCGATAATCTATGGGACCCCATTTGGGTCACTGGGCTGATGCGCACACAATTGCCATCCACCAATCTTAGCCAGACTGGATACGCGATCACGGCCGATGAAATGGAGATCTATGTATGGTGA